In Fimbriimonadaceae bacterium, the genomic window TTTGACACTGTAAGCGAAGTCCAGCTCATGCGTCTGCTCGAACTTCTGCAGGTTGTCATTGTTGAGGGTGTCGTAAACGAGTCTGCGAGTGTCCTTTGGTTCCAGTACCTCAAACGGCAGGGGCACCATTTCTCCGTCGAGGCGAACCATGGGTGGCAGCCCGACCGTGAGGTGAATGTCGCTTGCCTTGCGCTCGATCGCAATCCGCAGCAGCTCGTCGATGTGGACGTCGTGGATCGGCCGCACACCCTCGCCGGTGGCGTGTTGGCGCACCCCAGTCTCGACACCAAAGTCGTACTTGTCGGCGTTGACTTCCGGCATGCGAAGTTCGTCCGGAATTGCGGCAGGAATGTAGCCGGACATCTCGATGACCTTCGGACCATCGCTCTCCGCAGCGGTCTGGCCTACGGGCAAACCGTTACGGGGGTCGATCGCCAAGCCCTCCTCGGCGGCCGGATTTAACTTTTCAGCATCCGAGTTGATAACCTTGTTCCAATCAAACGCGTTCGACATGGTCTTTTCCTAGATCTGCAATTTGGCGGCGGCCGCGATGGCAACGGTTCCGCCTTCGATATAAAGAGGTATCTGTTCAGGTGTGATTCCTAATTCTTCCAGGGCCCATTCCGGCCAGTCCGTGTGGGCCTTTTCGGGCTCTAGCGCCGACCGGGCAATCAGATTAGAAAGGCAGACACAGGCTCGCAAGGGCCGATTATCATCATTGGCTTCCGGCTCATCCAGATAGTTAATGCCGGCCACAAGCACGTCGGGAAAGCCCCACTGCCGCGATACCGCAAGCGCAACTTCGATGTGGTCGCAGCCATAGACATGCTTTTCGGCTTCACGTTCGCTCCCGTAGTGGGAAGTCAAGACTTCCACGTTGCCGTAGTCGGCGCCGCCGAAGCGGTCAAGCAAATTCTTTCCGACCATATGGAGCAGACCGCACGTATAGGCTTCGTCCCGACCGGTTCGGCTGGTCTTGGTCGCGAGCCACGCCGAACAGTGGGCGGTATCAAGGCTGTGACGCCACCACGACCGTCTTCGAAGCGAATCCCTGTCGCTCTTGCCAACGAAAAGATCGAAAACGCCGACCGTCATCGCGAGCTGGCGAAGCGCTTTAAAACCGAGGAACATGATCGCCTCCCGAATAGAGGTCACCTTCTTCGAAAGGGCATAATGGGCGCTGTTGGCGTGAGCGAGCACGCGGCTGGAAAAGCCAGGGTCCACGATAATCGCTTGCTCGATCGACCCCGCAGAGGCCTCTTCGGAACCCGTCATTTCCAAGATCTTGTGGACGACCTGGGGAAGGACGGCAAGCTGGTTGGCTTTGGCACAGATAGCCTCAACTGGGTTTGGATTGTCGGGAATGGGTTGCGCAGCCAACGATCAGTCCTCCTTCAAATTGTCGGTTCGGTTGGACGAGATACTAAGCATAAATCACCCTCAAAACCTCATCAACCGTGGTAACTCCCATTAGGATCTTGCTAACGGCATCGACCTGAAGCGTTTTCATCCCGTTTTGAACCGCAAGCTGCCTTAAGATATGGCTGGGCGACTTGTGGAGAATCTGGTCGCGGATATCATCGTTAAGCTCCATCAGCTCGTGAACGCCGGTTCGTCCTTTGTAACCTGTTCCCTTGCAGTGGTCGCAGCCTGCGCCCTTGAACAGCGTGATCTCGCCTCCGGTTTCCATGCCGACATCTTCAGGCACAGGGAAGCCATACCGGATTAGGCTTTCGCGGCTAGCCATGTACGACTCCTTGCAGTTCAGACAGATCTGCCGGACGAGGCGCTGGGCGAGAACACCGACGAGCGACGAGGAGATCAAGAAGGGCTCCACCTCCATGTCGATCAATCGAGTCGGTGCCGACGGAGCATCGTTCGTGTGCAGCGTGCTGAGGACGAAGTGGCCGGTTAACGCGGCCTCCATGGCTATGGTCGCGGTCTCCTTGTCGCGCATCTCGCCGACCATGATGATGTCGGGATCCTGGCGCAGCATCGCCCGCAGTCCGGCTGCAAAGGTCATGCCTGCGCGATTGTTGACGTTGCACTGGTTGATGCCGGAAAGCTCGTATTCGACAGGGTCCTCGATCGTGATGATGTTGGACTCGCCGGTGTTGACCTTGTTCAGCATCGAATACAGGGTCGTGGACTTGCCCGAGCCAGTCGGGCCGGTAACGAGCACAATTCCGTAGCTGCGGCTCGACAGGTCCTCGAGTGTTTTCAAGTTGTGGGGAAGAAAGCCGAGCTTCGATAGCCCCACGTTGATCCCGCCCTTGTCGAGCACCCGGAGGACAATTTTCTCCCCGTAAACAACGGGAAGAGTTGAAACGCGAAAGTCGTACTCTTTGCCGCCAATGACAGCGCTAATCCGGTTATCTTGGGGGACTCGCTTCTCGGCGATATCCATGTTGGACATGATCTTGAAACGGGAGGTCAGGGGTGCGACCACCTTCTTCGGCAACGTCATCGCCTGGATCATCACGCCATCAATGCGGAAGCGAACGGTGATGCCATCCTTTCTCGGTTCGATGTGGATATCGCTGGCTTTGTCGGCCACGGCCTGGTTAACGATGAGCGTGGCCAGTCGGATGATGGGCGCATCCTCACCCATCTCCCTAAGCTCATCTTCGCTAAGGTCGTCAGGCTCGCTGGACGAAAGCTCCATCGTTCCGTCGAAGTCCTTCATCACGCCTGCGAGGGCATCGTTGACGTTGATGTCGACCTTGAAGTGGTTGCTTAGGGCGGCGGCCAGGTCTTCTTCGACCGCAATCGCCGGTTCAATTTCAAGACCCGTCGTGAGTCTCAGTTCGTCGATGACGAAAATGTCGAGAGGGTTCGCCATCGCGACGATCAGCCGGCCGTCGACGATTCGGAGCGGTAACGACTTGAAGCGCTTGGCTACCTGGGGGGAGAGCAGCTGAAGTGCATCGGGGCTCGGAGATGTTTGGGAAAGATCTTCGAACGGAATTCCCCACGCCTTGCCTGTGCAACGTACGCGGTCCCGCTCAGAGACCAATCCCATGCTGACGAGAACCCGGGCAATGGGTTCGGTACCGCCGAGCTCGCGTTGCTTGTCTTCGGCAAGCCGAAGCTGGTCGTTCGTGATCAGCCCTTCCTCCACAAACAACTCCCCTGTCAGCATGCCCTGGTAGTCGTTCCGTAAGCCAGGGTAAGAACCGGCCAGTGGCCTTACGAGGGTCGGCGAACAAAGGCAAAAACCAGTACCGTGACGCCAAAACCGATAAAGAGGCCCCACGCCAGTGGCGGGCCACTGGATCGCCACAACTGGAGCCCACCCAGAATGCTCAAGATGCCGCAGGTGATGACCAACGCGCCGACAATTCGGTCAGAAAAGGCCCGCCAGCGTTCAAAGAGGCCGGCCATCAGACGACTTGAAGGTGGTGCAACGGCTTGGGCGTCAACGGCGGATCGGCCCACACGCCATCGTCCTTCAGCAATTGGACGAGCGCATTCACGCCTTCCTCCTGGGGAATGTTGTTTCGAACCACTTCCTTCTTCCGGTACAGCGTGATCATGCCGCCCGCTTTGCCAACGTAGCCGTAGTCCGCGTCGGCCATTTCTCCCGGGCCGTTGACGATACAGCCCATCACCGCGATGTCGAGTCCGACAAGGTGCCGAGTGGCTTCACGTACTTCATAGAGCACTTTGGGAAGGTCGAACTTGGTTCTGCCGCAGCTGGGGCATGCAATGTACTCGACCTTGGTCTTCCGCAGGCCGAGGGCCTGCAGAATGTCGTAGCATACGGGGATCTCGTTGATAGGGTCTTCACTGAGCGAAACCCTGATCGTGTCGCCGATTCCTTCCGCGAGCAGCGTGCCGATCCCGGCGGTACTTTTGACTCGGGCATATTCGCCGTCTCCTGCCTCGGTGACGCCAAGGTGGAGGGGATAGGACATGCCTTCCTTGTCGTTCTGGTTGACGAACAGGCGGTTAGCCGCCAGCATGATAGGGACTCTGCTGGCTTTCAGGGACACATTCAGATTGCGGAAATCGTGCTTTTCGCAAAGCCGGATGTACTCCATCGCGCTCTCCACCATGCCTTCTGGGGTGTCGCCGTGGGTAACCAGCATGCGTTCGGCGAGTGAACCGTGATTAACGCCGATGCGCATGCCTCGGGCGTACTTCTTGCAGGCATCGATGACGGGAAGCAGTGACGCCTCGATGGCCTGTCGTTCGGTCGCGTGCTCTTCCGCGCTGTATTCTTCCTTGTTGGTTGGCTTGCGGAAGACGAAGAGCCCGGGATTTAGGCGAATTTCGTCTACGTGTTTTGCGGCCTCGACAGCGATGTCGGTTCCTTGGTGGTGGACGTCGGCGGTGAGCGGGACGTACTGATACTTCTCGGTGACTTTCGCTCGGATTTCTTCCACGCACTGGGCCTCGCCGAGAGTCGGGGTGGTAACGCGAACGAGTTCGCAACCGGCTTGGTGGAGGCTGATGATCTGGTCCACACAGGCTTCGATGTTCCGGGTCTCTTCGGTGATCATCGACTGGACGACCACCGGATGCCCACCGCCGATCGTAAGGGGCCCGATGCGGCATGGGCTTGTTGGGCGCCGTTGGTAGGTGATTTCCCGGTTCATGCGGTTCGTTTTAGTTTACGTGAAGCGCTTGATGGCCATTTCATTGGGCGCGATTGCGGATGCGGTGCGGAGCCTCACGCCTGTTCAAATCTTCCGAAATCACCCCAAAAATTCCCTTTGAAATTAGCAGATACCTCGTCTATAATAGTAGACAGATATGCGCTATTATCTTCACATCTCGCTTCACCGGTTCTTCGCCTTGGCGCTGGCGAGCCGCCAGCCGAGCCTGAAGGGAAGTCCCTTCGTGATCGATGCGGATGGAACGGTACTGGATCTCAGCTTGGAAGCGGAAATCCAAGGCGTTCGCAAGGGAATGGGATTAAGCGAAGCGCGGTCGATCTTGCCGGAAGTTCGGGTGATTTCCTATGTTGCCGCAGAATACGAAGAGGCAAGGGCAACCTGGCTCGATGCCTGCCTGTTGTTCTCCAATGTGATCGAGCCGGGCGAGCCGGACGAGGCGTGGATCGACTTGACCGGTCATCCCGATCCCGCGTGGATCGCCGAGGAGCTGGTTTGCGAAGTTCGCCGCGCTTCCGGCTGTCTGGTGCGGGCGGCGATCGCTCCCCGTAAGTGGGTCGCCCGGCTGGCCTCGTCGATATCGCAGCCGGTGATTGGGCTCGCCGAGCCGGAAATCAACGAGATAGCGGAAGTTTTTGGCGAATCTGGGTGGACCAAAGCGACCTTGAAGGAGCGAAAAGGAGGCGGCTTTGGCCGAGCCATGCGCCGATTCGAGGCCAGCCTTCCGGTGATCTCCGATGTGTTTGCCTTTTTGGATCCGATTCCCACCCGCCACCTCGAACCGGTGGCCTTGACCCATCGTGCTCGGCTGGAATTCCTGGGCTTCCGAACGATCGGCCAGGTTGCCCGAGCCTCGGTGGCGGTGCTGCGCCGTCATTTCGGGGTCGAAGGGACGGCGATTCGGGAAGCAGCGATGGGCGGAGCTTCCGATGCTGTCCGAGCGATTTACCCCCCTGATTCGGTGAGTGTCAAGCGGACCTTCGAGGGCGGCTGCCGCGATGCGGTCGTCCTCGATTCCGCCCTGCGGGAGACGGCGGCGCGGCTGGCGTGCGAGCTCAGCGAGCGGGATCGGGTCGGGGCCGATCTGATTGGGGTGATCGAGTCGGAAACCGGGCGAATCCGACTCCAACGTCGGATGGCCAAGCCGATGCAGGCAGCGGCGCCCCTTTTCCGGGCGATGCAGCAGATGATGCTGGGTCAGGAAGAGAACTGGTCGGAAGGGATCTGGGGATGGCGTTGGACAATGCCCGGGCTCCAGCCGACTAAGCGGCGGCAGGTTGCCTTTAGGACGATGCCGAACGTGCCCGACAAGCAGGCTCGGGCCGAACAGGCAATGGGCGGATTGAATGCGGCCTATGGGCCGAACCGGGTGCTGCGGGCGGCGGATGTGCCGGAAACCCGGCGTCAGCGGGTGCTCCGCATTTGGGGCGAATCAAATGGCTGGTTCTGAACGGCTAATTGCCCGATGGCGCGAAATCGGCGCCTGGTGGGCGGACGAACCGACGCTGGAGGTCGCACGCTATCTCGATAAGCGAGGCATTCGGCGGGAGGTTCAACGGGTCTTGTCCCCGGATTCTTCACCGTCCTCCGAAGAACCGGGGGGCCCGTTGAGAGGGCCACGACGGCACGATCGGCGCTGGGATAACGTCCGCGAGCCGGATCATCGTGACGAATGGTCGTTGCGCCCACGAAAGGTACGCGATGAAAAGGTGTCCTATGCCTGCGGCAAGGTGGTGAAGGGAAGAGGCGAAGAGTATGCCGCCTTTTTGCGCGGTCTCGGCCACTCGGGCAATCCCAAGGCCTACGCGCCGCTCCACGTCATGAGCGGCTATGCCTTCGGCCGTAGCGTCATGTTTGCCGAGCAGATCGCCCGAACCGCCGCTCACTACGGTCTGCCCGCCGCCGCGATCACCGATCCGTTTTCCCTTGTTGGCGCGGTCGAGTTCGCCCATGAGGCGTCCAAGCTCGGCGTCAAGCCTCTGATCGGCGCTTCTCTGGAAATAGAGGATGGCGGTGAGATCGTGCTGATCGCCCGCAGCAAGCTGGGCTACCGTAGCCTGTCGATGCTGATAACGGCCTGCCTCCTGGAGGAGCCTCGCCAGTTCCCCTTGGCTACTTGGACGCGGTTGGAACGCCATTCCCAAGATCTCGTCTGCTTGACCGGAGGCGACTTGGGGCCGCTCAACCGCCGGCTGGTATCGCGCGATTTCGAGCGCGCAGAGGAAATTGGTCGGCGCTTGGTTGCCCTGTATGGCGGCGACAACGTCTTCGTCGAGATCGAGCGCAGCTATCTTCCTTGGGAGATTGCGGTGAACGGACGCCTTTTGGAATTGGCCGAACACCTTGGACTCAAAGCGGTCGCCGGCGGTGTGGTAACCCATGCCCGGCCGGAGGAGTTTCCCGCCCAAGACATCCTCACCTGCGCAGAAACGCTCTGTACGGTTGACGAAGTGATCGGGCGCAAACCACAGCGCCATACCTCTCAGCCCCAGGTCAAGCCGACCCCTCGTCGAGCCCTCAACGCCGAGCGATTCTTTCGAAGCCCCGATGAGATGGTGGCGATTTTTGGTGATCGCCCCGATCTGCTTGCGGCCACCTTGGCAGTGGCAGATCGCTGTGACGACAATGTGCTGCCCGACCGGACGCGGCTGCCTCAGATCTTCGATAACCCCAACCAGGTTCTGAGGGATGCCACTTGGGCAGGTGCTGCTCATCGCTATCGCATGATGCCGCCCGAGCTCAAAAAACGGATTCACGAGGAGTTGGACCGGATTAGCCGGCTGAACTTTGCCGACCACTTTCTGGTGATGTGGGATGCCTGCCGGTGGGCCGGCGAACAGAACATCCTCTTCAGCGGACGAGGATCGGTGGTGGATTCCGTGGTTTCCTACTGCCTGGGATTCTCACGGATCGACGCCTTTCGCCACAATCTGCTGTTTGACCGCTTCTTGCCCGAAGATGGCAGCAAACGTCCCGATATCGACGTCGATTTCGAGGCGAAGCGGCGCGACGACGTCCGCAACTATCTTTCAGGCAAGTACGGTGAGCGTCATGTCGCCACCGTCTGTGCGGTCGGCGCCCTTTGCACGCGGGGGATCGTTCGGGATGTTGGAAAGGCTCTTGGATTGCCGACTGCGGTAATCGGCTTTCTCGCCAAGCGCGTTCATGGCGGGGTCGCACCGGAATATCTTGAGAAGGCGCTGATGACCCGGCCCGAGTTAAGGGGAAGCCACATCCCTCGCGAACGGTTTCGGTGGGTGTTCCAGCTTGCCAAGGAGCTTGCCGACGTGCCTCGGAACATGCGTGCCCATTCTTCCGGAGTCGTGATCTCGTCGGTTCCGATCGAGGAGACCGTGCCGGTGATGTGGTCGGCTTCGGATGGGTTGGGCGACAACCATCTGCGGATCATGCAGTGGGACAAGCGCAGCACCAAGCACTTCTTCGATAAGTTCGACATCCTCTGCTTGCGTGGCCAGGATGTCCTTTCCGGCACGCAGAACCGGGTAAGGGAAACCATCCCCGATTTCAACGTGGAGCATGCTCCCTTGGAGGATGAGGATGCCTACCGGGCGATGCGCTCGGGAAATCTGATCGGCATTCCTCAATCGGCCTCACCCGCGATGCGACAAGCTCATATTCGGCTTAAAACCCAGGATCTGGTTGATGCCAGTCTTGTCCAAGCCGGTATCCGCCCTGGCGTGGGTGGCGCGGTGAAAATCAACGAACTGATCGCCAGGCGGCGCGGCAAGCCCTATACCTTCGAACATCCCGATCTCGAGTCCATCCTCGGCCATACCTATGGGATCATCGTCTTCCAGGAGCAGGTGGATCAGCTCCTGCAGACCTTCTGCGGCTACTCCTCCGGCGAAGCCGAAGATATTCGGGACAAGATCCACAAGCGGCGGCGGGAGGATTACGGCCAGGTTATCCGCGACGAGGTCTTGGAGCGCATTCGATCACGGGGCTATTCCGCTTCAGTGGCTGAGAACGTTTTTGAGCTTGTGGCCGGATTCAAAGGTTACGGCTTTGCCCAAGGGCATGCCCTTGCCTTTGCCGAGATTTCGATCCGGTCGATCTTTTGCCAGCAGAACTTTCCCGCGGAGTACTTTGCGGCTCTGCTGCAGGCCCAGCCCGCCGGCTATTACGGTCCAACCACGATTGCGAACGAGGCGCGCAGTCGAGGGGTGGCGATGCTTCCCGTCGATGTGAACCTCAGCAGTGAGGATTTCCAGGTGGAGGATGTGCAATCGGAAATGGATCCGAAGATCGTGCTGCCACGGGCAGGGATCCGGACGAGTCTGACTCAAGTGGCGGGGCTGTCCGAAGCGACTCGCAAACGCATCGTGGCCTGGCAGATCGCTGCAGGCCCGGCAAAGGAACATCTGGCTAGCCTTGCCGAATTACAGCAAGCCCCGGTTCAGACGGAGGTGAGACGATGACGCTGCCATTCGCTTCCTTTTTTGATTTCGTCGCGAAGGTTCGTCCCGACCGGGATGAGCTGGAGTCGCTGATTTTATGCGGGGCCTTGGACTCGCTTCATTCCAACCGACGAGAGATGCTGTGGGCGATTCCGAAGGCCATGCAATGGTCGGCGACGATCGGCGGGGAAGCAGGTTCCTTCGCCATGGACCTGCCGGAACCGACCTTCGACCCGTGTCCTGAAGATTTGACACCGGAAGAGCGGGCGATTCAGGAACGGCGCATTCTCGGCATGGACATCCATCGCCACCTGATGGCCTTCGAACGGGAGCGGGTGCAGGAAAAAGGCGGCCTTACCACCCAGGAGGTGAAGAAACTCCCCGACAAAGCGAAGGCGATCGTAGTCGGCAATCCGATCCGGCTCCGCTTTCCACCCACGCCGAGCGGCAAGCGAGTGGTGTTTTTCGACCTGGAAGACGAAACTGGTCTGCTGAACGTGACCTGCTTCGACGCGGTTTATCGCCGATACGGGCATGCCATCGTCTGTTCGCCCTACATTACGATCGTGGGTCGGTGTCAGGACCGTGACGGCTGCCCCGCCTTTCTCGCCCAGCAGGTTTATCCTTATCGGTCGCTCATCGAACAGCGAATCGGCGAACTGCAGGAGTTGCCGCTCAAGACGGCCGACTTCCTGGTCGGATGATAAGCCCGGATCGCTTTGGCAACAGGGGAAAAGGCCCCCTACAGTGATGAACGTCAATCTCCATGATTCATACTGTCGATAGACTGAACCTATCGACATGGAGGTCGAAGCGTCATCATGGTCTTTTTCGCGCTGGCAATAGGGCAGAATTCCGCGTTCTCAGAAGTCGAGCGGGCTCAAATCCTTTCGTTCTGGGCAGAGCCACAACGCTACATCGTCGAGCGCGTATCCGCGGACGGCAAGACGCCCCGCTACCAGGTCAGACTCAGCATCGAAGGATCCAAGTGGCTTCTCGAATTCCGAAAAGCGACCGGGCAGGGCAAGAACACTACCCTGGACTTCGTACCCCCCGATCCCGAGATGCTCGCCGAGTGGAACGCGTGGATCAATAGCCGCATCCATTGGGATCGCCACCTCCAATTCTTGGCAGCCACTGAAAAAGCAGCCGCGGAGCGTGAGACACCCCCCGTCGATGAGTACCCCACCGACCCGGTCGATCCCGGCCCCCAACCAGAATCCCTGGTTGCCTTTGCGGGCGAAAGCCCCAGCTTCGCCACAATCGTCGAACCGAACCGATACAAGGTCACGTTCGACGACAAGCGAACCTGGATCTACGAGGACAATATCAAGGCGCCCCACAACTACGCCTATTACCGATTTCCTTCGGGAGTGATCAGAGGCGGAACCCCGGTCAAGAAACTGCCCGAATCGGAACTGAACAGGCTCGCCAAAGTGGCGGGGATTGATGAGCGGAGCTTTCGGATCATGAAGTCGGTGTCCTTGCTGGAGGGAGGCTTCGACTCGGTTAACACCTATGACACCGGCTTCGTCAGCGTTGGATTCATCCAATTCGCCTGTCTGTCAGCCGGTGCTGGGTCACTCGGGCAGGTGCTTCAAGCAATGAAGTCCGCTGATCCGATTGCGTACCAGAGCTATTTTCGTCGGTATGGTCTCGACGTATCCGCCGACGGCAACCTGGTGGCGGTCGACCTCAAGACAGGCGATGAGCGAGTAGGGCCCGACGCAGCGATGGCCATTATCGAAGACAAGCGACTCATCGCCGCGTTCGAACGCGCTGGCGCGGAGTGCGGCAGCTTCCGAATCGCACAGCTTAGGATCGCCTATCAGCGATACTTCCCAAGCGATGTCCTAACCATCAACATCGCCGGTAAAGCGACGCAAGTCCCCGTTGAAAAACTCTTCAAGTCCGAAGCGGCATTGGCCACCTTTATGGACCGAAAGGTCCACACCGGGAAAATCGGGCCGCTAAGGGAGCGCGTGCAAGCCGTGTTCGACCAGAACGGACTGACCTCGATTGCAGAGTTTGCCGACCACGAGCGGGACGTTGTGGCGGCCATGCGGCATCGCAAGGACTTCTTGAGCGACGCCATGCTGACGCAGCCCCGCCTG contains:
- the xpsE_2 gene encoding Type II secretion system protein E — encoded protein: MLTGELFVEEGLITNDQLRLAEDKQRELGGTEPIARVLVSMGLVSERDRVRCTGKAWGIPFEDLSQTSPSPDALQLLSPQVAKRFKSLPLRIVDGRLIVAMANPLDIFVIDELRLTTGLEIEPAIAVEEDLAAALSNHFKVDINVNDALAGVMKDFDGTMELSSSEPDDLSEDELREMGEDAPIIRLATLIVNQAVADKASDIHIEPRKDGITVRFRIDGVMIQAMTLPKKVVAPLTSRFKIMSNMDIAEKRVPQDNRISAVIGGKEYDFRVSTLPVVYGEKIVLRVLDKGGINVGLSKLGFLPHNLKTLEDLSSRSYGIVLVTGPTGSGKSTTLYSMLNKVNTGESNIITIEDPVEYELSGINQCNVNNRAGMTFAAGLRAMLRQDPDIIMVGEMRDKETATIAMEAALTGHFVLSTLHTNDAPSAPTRLIDMEVEPFLISSSLVGVLAQRLVRQICLNCKESYMASRESLIRYGFPVPEDVGMETGGEITLFKGAGCDHCKGTGYKGRTGVHELMELNDDIRDQILHKSPSHILRQLAVQNGMKTLQVDAVSKILMGVTTVDEVLRVIYA
- the ispG gene encoding 4-hydroxy-3-methylbut-2-en-1-yl diphosphate synthase (ferredoxin), with the translated sequence MNREITYQRRPTSPCRIGPLTIGGGHPVVVQSMITEETRNIEACVDQIISLHQAGCELVRVTTPTLGEAQCVEEIRAKVTEKYQYVPLTADVHHQGTDIAVEAAKHVDEIRLNPGLFVFRKPTNKEEYSAEEHATERQAIEASLLPVIDACKKYARGMRIGVNHGSLAERMLVTHGDTPEGMVESAMEYIRLCEKHDFRNLNVSLKASRVPIMLAANRLFVNQNDKEGMSYPLHLGVTEAGDGEYARVKSTAGIGTLLAEGIGDTIRVSLSEDPINEIPVCYDILQALGLRKTKVEYIACPSCGRTKFDLPKVLYEVREATRHLVGLDIAVMGCIVNGPGEMADADYGYVGKAGGMITLYRKKEVVRNNIPQEEGVNALVQLLKDDGVWADPPLTPKPLHHLQVV
- the dinB gene encoding DNA polymerase IV; translated protein: MRYYLHISLHRFFALALASRQPSLKGSPFVIDADGTVLDLSLEAEIQGVRKGMGLSEARSILPEVRVISYVAAEYEEARATWLDACLLFSNVIEPGEPDEAWIDLTGHPDPAWIAEELVCEVRRASGCLVRAAIAPRKWVARLASSISQPVIGLAEPEINEIAEVFGESGWTKATLKERKGGGFGRAMRRFEASLPVISDVFAFLDPIPTRHLEPVALTHRARLEFLGFRTIGQVARASVAVLRRHFGVEGTAIREAAMGGASDAVRAIYPPDSVSVKRTFEGGCRDAVVLDSALRETAARLACELSERDRVGADLIGVIESETGRIRLQRRMAKPMQAAAPLFRAMQQMMLGQEENWSEGIWGWRWTMPGLQPTKRRQVAFRTMPNVPDKQARAEQAMGGLNAAYGPNRVLRAADVPETRRQRVLRIWGESNGWF
- the dnaE1 gene encoding DNA polymerase III subunit alpha codes for the protein MAGSERLIARWREIGAWWADEPTLEVARYLDKRGIRREVQRVLSPDSSPSSEEPGGPLRGPRRHDRRWDNVREPDHRDEWSLRPRKVRDEKVSYACGKVVKGRGEEYAAFLRGLGHSGNPKAYAPLHVMSGYAFGRSVMFAEQIARTAAHYGLPAAAITDPFSLVGAVEFAHEASKLGVKPLIGASLEIEDGGEIVLIARSKLGYRSLSMLITACLLEEPRQFPLATWTRLERHSQDLVCLTGGDLGPLNRRLVSRDFERAEEIGRRLVALYGGDNVFVEIERSYLPWEIAVNGRLLELAEHLGLKAVAGGVVTHARPEEFPAQDILTCAETLCTVDEVIGRKPQRHTSQPQVKPTPRRALNAERFFRSPDEMVAIFGDRPDLLAATLAVADRCDDNVLPDRTRLPQIFDNPNQVLRDATWAGAAHRYRMMPPELKKRIHEELDRISRLNFADHFLVMWDACRWAGEQNILFSGRGSVVDSVVSYCLGFSRIDAFRHNLLFDRFLPEDGSKRPDIDVDFEAKRRDDVRNYLSGKYGERHVATVCAVGALCTRGIVRDVGKALGLPTAVIGFLAKRVHGGVAPEYLEKALMTRPELRGSHIPRERFRWVFQLAKELADVPRNMRAHSSGVVISSVPIEETVPVMWSASDGLGDNHLRIMQWDKRSTKHFFDKFDILCLRGQDVLSGTQNRVRETIPDFNVEHAPLEDEDAYRAMRSGNLIGIPQSASPAMRQAHIRLKTQDLVDASLVQAGIRPGVGGAVKINELIARRRGKPYTFEHPDLESILGHTYGIIVFQEQVDQLLQTFCGYSSGEAEDIRDKIHKRRREDYGQVIRDEVLERIRSRGYSASVAENVFELVAGFKGYGFAQGHALAFAEISIRSIFCQQNFPAEYFAALLQAQPAGYYGPTTIANEARSRGVAMLPVDVNLSSEDFQVEDVQSEMDPKIVLPRAGIRTSLTQVAGLSEATRKRIVAWQIAAGPAKEHLASLAELQQAPVQTEVRR
- the dnaE2 gene encoding Error-prone DNA polymerase; translation: MTLPFASFFDFVAKVRPDRDELESLILCGALDSLHSNRREMLWAIPKAMQWSATIGGEAGSFAMDLPEPTFDPCPEDLTPEERAIQERRILGMDIHRHLMAFERERVQEKGGLTTQEVKKLPDKAKAIVVGNPIRLRFPPTPSGKRVVFFDLEDETGLLNVTCFDAVYRRYGHAIVCSPYITIVGRCQDRDGCPAFLAQQVYPYRSLIEQRIGELQELPLKTADFLVG